A DNA window from Streptomyces bacillaris contains the following coding sequences:
- a CDS encoding DNA polymerase III subunit alpha, whose protein sequence is MRESVPHLHVCSGFSARYGASHPHDLVARASERGIGALALTDRDTVVGTVRFAKAATAAGVKPLFGVDLGIAPHVPAVEARRRSPVRGGAHVAEATFRATLLARNGAGWARLCRMVSAMHAEAFAAGAPPAASWEVLGRYGGEGLVVLLGPASEPLRALAGGRPDMAEQLLAPWRQVAGGGLGLEIVCWGLSGTGSGSVRLAAHTLALADRLGVPAVLTNAVRYADRSQHRVADVLDAARLLRPVDRRRLDCGERWLKGGPAMTEIAERVAAAHGGGRARAVRLLADTVAVAEACEVDPVRDLGLGVPHFPEPSVVGAEAGAGGAMRLLRQRCESGMAARGLDRDRRSMDQLDYELGVIGRLHYEPYFLAVAQVVADVRDMGIRVAARGSGAGSMVNHSLFVATANPLEHNLLFERFLSERRASLPDIDIDVESARRLEVYDKIIDRFGRDRVAVTGMPETYRARHALRDTGLALGITPATVDRIAKSFPHIRACDIRSALSELPELRELAAEAGRYGPLWELAESLDALPRGIAMHPCGVILSNTSLLDRLPVQPTPGGEYPMLQADKDDVEDLGLLKLDVLGVRMQSAMAHAITEIRRTTGRVIDLDNPDHVPLDDRFAFALIQASDTVAMFQLESPGQQDLVGRLQPRGPQDVIADISLFRPGPVQGGMPALYIAARHGATPTYPHPDLEPVLRDTYGVTIWHEQIIDILAVMTGCDRALGEVARRALSDKERLPRVEAWFRQQAGARGYGPGVLDEVWSIVASFGAYGFCRAHAVAFAVPALQSAWLKAHHPAALYAGLLEHDPGMWPARVIVADARRHNVPVLPVDINASQPQYTVERTEKGWGVRISLSTVHGISEEEVARIAAGQPYTSLQDFYARAHPKLPTVERLISIGALDQLKGEATRRDLLLQATELHRQARTRPGPGQLPLTTTPHTAGASGLREMTARERLDAELGVLKIDVSRHLMEDHHRLLREIGATDAKHLRAMHPGHRVLVAGVRASTQTPPIASGKRIIFVTLEDGSGLVDLAFFEDSHERCAHTVFHHGVLLVRGTVEARGPRRTVVGEMAWDLDELATARATHGPQAVLDLLGQAPAPTPAEPAAGRTIPDGTAGARLHPWSDLQPAGTRSADLTRFGHRSQGSAG, encoded by the coding sequence ATGCGGGAAAGCGTCCCTCACCTGCATGTCTGTAGTGGGTTTTCGGCCCGCTACGGTGCCTCGCACCCCCATGACCTCGTCGCGCGGGCGTCCGAGCGCGGGATCGGTGCGCTGGCGCTGACCGACCGCGACACGGTCGTCGGCACGGTGCGCTTCGCGAAGGCCGCCACAGCCGCCGGGGTGAAGCCGCTGTTCGGCGTCGACCTCGGCATCGCCCCTCATGTGCCCGCGGTCGAGGCCCGCCGGCGTTCCCCGGTGCGGGGCGGTGCGCACGTAGCCGAGGCAACGTTCCGGGCCACGCTCCTCGCCCGGAACGGTGCCGGGTGGGCGCGGCTGTGCCGGATGGTGTCTGCCATGCACGCGGAGGCCTTCGCCGCGGGGGCGCCGCCGGCGGCTTCGTGGGAGGTGCTCGGCCGGTACGGGGGGGAGGGGCTGGTGGTGCTGCTCGGTCCGGCGTCGGAGCCGCTGCGGGCGCTGGCCGGTGGCCGCCCGGACATGGCCGAGCAGCTCCTCGCCCCGTGGCGGCAGGTGGCCGGTGGCGGGCTGGGGCTGGAGATCGTGTGCTGGGGCCTGTCCGGCACGGGCTCGGGGTCGGTCCGTCTGGCCGCGCACACCCTGGCGCTCGCCGACCGGCTCGGTGTCCCGGCCGTGCTGACCAACGCCGTACGGTACGCCGACCGGTCCCAGCACCGGGTCGCGGACGTGCTGGACGCGGCCCGCCTCCTGCGGCCCGTCGACCGGCGGCGGCTCGACTGCGGAGAACGCTGGCTCAAGGGCGGGCCTGCAATGACGGAGATTGCCGAGCGGGTGGCGGCCGCGCACGGGGGCGGCCGGGCGCGTGCCGTGCGGCTGCTCGCCGACACCGTGGCCGTCGCGGAGGCGTGCGAGGTCGATCCTGTTAGGGATCTGGGGCTCGGGGTCCCGCATTTCCCCGAGCCGTCCGTGGTCGGGGCCGAGGCTGGGGCGGGTGGGGCGATGCGGCTGCTGCGGCAGCGGTGCGAGAGCGGCATGGCCGCCCGCGGCCTCGACCGGGACCGCCGTTCGATGGACCAGCTCGACTACGAGCTCGGCGTCATCGGCCGGCTCCACTACGAGCCGTACTTCCTGGCCGTGGCCCAGGTCGTCGCCGACGTACGGGACATGGGCATCCGGGTCGCCGCCCGCGGCTCCGGAGCCGGCTCCATGGTCAACCACAGCCTGTTCGTCGCCACCGCGAACCCGCTGGAGCACAACCTGCTCTTCGAACGGTTCCTGTCCGAGCGACGCGCCTCGCTGCCGGACATCGACATAGACGTGGAGTCCGCGCGCCGACTGGAGGTCTACGACAAGATCATCGACCGGTTCGGGCGGGATCGGGTCGCGGTCACCGGGATGCCCGAGACCTACCGGGCCCGGCACGCCCTGCGGGACACCGGCCTCGCGCTCGGGATCACCCCGGCCACGGTGGACCGGATCGCGAAGTCGTTCCCGCACATCCGGGCGTGCGACATCCGCTCCGCGCTCTCTGAGCTGCCCGAGCTGCGGGAGCTCGCCGCGGAGGCAGGGCGGTACGGGCCGCTGTGGGAGCTCGCCGAGAGCCTGGACGCGCTGCCGCGCGGGATCGCGATGCACCCCTGCGGCGTGATCCTCTCCAACACCAGCCTCCTGGACCGGCTGCCCGTACAGCCCACCCCCGGCGGCGAGTACCCGATGCTCCAGGCCGACAAGGACGACGTCGAGGACCTGGGCCTGCTCAAGCTCGACGTGCTGGGGGTGCGGATGCAGTCGGCGATGGCGCACGCCATCACCGAGATCCGCCGCACCACCGGCCGGGTCATCGACCTCGACAACCCCGACCACGTCCCCCTCGACGACCGATTTGCCTTCGCTCTCATCCAGGCCTCGGACACGGTGGCGATGTTCCAGCTGGAGTCCCCCGGCCAGCAGGACCTCGTCGGCCGGCTCCAGCCACGCGGCCCGCAGGACGTCATCGCCGACATCAGCCTCTTCCGCCCCGGCCCCGTCCAGGGCGGGATGCCCGCCCTCTACATCGCCGCCCGCCACGGCGCCACCCCCACTTACCCGCACCCGGACCTGGAACCGGTCCTGCGCGATACGTACGGGGTGACGATCTGGCACGAGCAGATCATCGACATCCTCGCCGTCATGACCGGCTGCGACCGCGCCCTCGGAGAGGTAGCCCGCCGCGCCCTCAGCGACAAGGAGCGGCTGCCCAGGGTCGAGGCGTGGTTCCGGCAGCAGGCCGGCGCCCGCGGGTACGGCCCCGGCGTCCTGGACGAAGTCTGGTCGATCGTCGCGTCGTTCGGGGCGTACGGGTTCTGCCGGGCCCACGCCGTCGCGTTCGCCGTGCCCGCGCTGCAGTCCGCCTGGCTCAAGGCCCACCACCCCGCCGCTCTGTACGCCGGACTACTGGAGCACGACCCCGGCATGTGGCCGGCCCGCGTCATCGTCGCCGACGCCCGCCGCCACAACGTCCCCGTCCTGCCCGTCGACATCAACGCCTCCCAGCCGCAGTACACGGTCGAGCGGACGGAGAAGGGGTGGGGGGTGCGGATCTCCCTGTCCACGGTCCACGGCATCTCCGAGGAGGAGGTCGCCCGGATCGCCGCAGGCCAGCCCTACACCTCCCTCCAGGACTTCTACGCCCGCGCCCACCCCAAGCTCCCCACCGTCGAGCGCCTCATCAGCATCGGCGCCCTCGACCAGCTCAAGGGCGAAGCAACACGGCGAGACCTGCTGCTCCAGGCGACCGAACTCCACCGCCAGGCCCGCACCCGCCCCGGGCCCGGGCAGCTGCCGCTCACCACCACCCCGCACACGGCCGGGGCGTCCGGGCTGCGGGAGATGACCGCCCGCGAACGCCTCGACGCCGAGCTCGGCGTCCTCAAGATCGACGTCTCCCGGCACCTCATGGAAGACCACCACCGGCTCCTGCGGGAGATCGGCGCCACCGACGCCAAACACCTGCGGGCGATGCACCCCGGGCACCGCGTCCTGGTCGCCGGCGTCCGCGCCTCCACCCAGACCCCGCCCATCGCCTCAGGCAAACGCATCATCTTCGTCACCCTCGAAGACGGCTCCGGCCTCGTCGACCTCGCCTTCTTCGAGGACTCCCACGAACGGTGCGCGCACACTG
- the ltrA gene encoding group II intron reverse transcriptase/maturase, translating to MDKLKSPNKPFDISKWEVLEAYRDVKRNQGAPGVDDQSIEDFEKDLKGNLYKIWNRMSSGTYFPPAVRAVEIPKQHGGTRMLGIPTVSDRVAQTVVARHLGIRVEPVFHEDSYGYRPRKSALHAIETCRQRCWKRDWVIDLDIQKFFDSVRWDLVVKAVEAHTDAVWVKLYVERWLRAPLQLPDGTLQKRDRGTPQGSAVSPVLANLFMHYAFDRWLNRTYPGIQFERYADDAVVHCVSEHQAHEVLEALENRMEEVGLRLHPDKTRIVYCKDGKRRGSHEHTSFTFLGYTFQARSARNRKLQVNFTSFLPGISKDALKKISREVRSWRLHMRMHMTFHELARWINPIVRGWMQYYGAHYRTLLHPLLQRINTYLLRWIRKKYRRLRAFRSAHACWLRITRQHPRLFAQWAWTPTFW from the coding sequence ATGGACAAGCTGAAATCACCAAACAAGCCGTTTGATATCTCGAAGTGGGAAGTTCTGGAGGCTTACCGGGACGTCAAGAGGAATCAGGGAGCTCCGGGGGTGGACGATCAGTCCATCGAGGACTTCGAGAAGGATCTCAAGGGGAACCTTTACAAGATCTGGAACCGAATGTCCTCGGGGACGTATTTTCCGCCAGCGGTACGCGCCGTGGAAATTCCGAAACAGCATGGCGGCACAAGGATGCTTGGCATCCCAACCGTCTCGGACAGGGTCGCGCAGACCGTCGTGGCTCGGCACCTGGGAATTCGAGTGGAGCCTGTATTCCACGAGGACTCATACGGGTATCGGCCCCGCAAGTCGGCACTGCACGCTATCGAGACCTGCCGGCAGCGCTGCTGGAAGCGCGACTGGGTGATCGATCTCGACATCCAGAAGTTCTTCGACAGCGTCCGATGGGACCTCGTTGTCAAGGCTGTGGAGGCGCACACGGATGCCGTATGGGTGAAGTTATACGTTGAGCGATGGCTCCGCGCCCCGCTTCAACTGCCCGACGGCACCTTGCAGAAGCGTGACCGGGGAACCCCGCAAGGGTCCGCGGTCTCACCCGTGTTGGCAAACCTGTTCATGCACTACGCCTTCGACCGCTGGCTGAACCGGACTTACCCGGGGATCCAGTTCGAACGGTACGCGGATGACGCAGTTGTGCACTGCGTTTCCGAGCACCAGGCCCACGAGGTCCTCGAGGCTCTGGAAAACAGGATGGAAGAGGTCGGGCTGCGACTGCACCCCGACAAGACCCGGATCGTGTACTGCAAGGACGGTAAACGGCGCGGCTCTCATGAGCACACGTCGTTCACCTTCCTCGGCTACACGTTCCAAGCCCGCTCGGCCCGGAACAGGAAGCTCCAGGTGAACTTCACCAGCTTCCTGCCCGGGATCAGCAAGGACGCCCTGAAGAAGATCAGCAGAGAAGTCCGCTCCTGGCGACTTCACATGCGGATGCACATGACGTTTCACGAGCTCGCCCGGTGGATCAACCCCATCGTGCGTGGCTGGATGCAGTATTACGGGGCGCACTACCGCACCTTGCTGCACCCCCTCCTCCAGCGCATCAACACCTACCTGCTGCGCTGGATCCGCAAGAAGTACCGACGGCTCCGGGCGTTCAGAAGCGCCCACGCGTGCTGGCTACGTATCACCCGCCAACACCCGAGGCTCTTTGCCCAGTGGGCATGGACCCCGACGTTCTGGTGA
- a CDS encoding ArsR/SmtB family transcription factor → MDPFVALADPVRRDLLRALASGPARVVDLAARHPISRPAVSKHLRLLTEAGLVTAEDRGRERHYALARPGLAPVRALLDELSGRRPPIPESAFDALDLEVRRTVHDRRAGKDAAPGTGRPQEESA, encoded by the coding sequence ATGGACCCGTTCGTCGCCCTGGCCGACCCCGTACGCCGTGATCTGCTGCGCGCCCTTGCCTCGGGCCCGGCCCGGGTGGTGGACCTTGCGGCACGGCATCCGATCAGTCGGCCCGCGGTGAGCAAGCATCTGCGGCTACTCACCGAGGCAGGGCTGGTCACGGCCGAGGACCGCGGTCGCGAGCGCCATTACGCGCTCGCCCGCCCGGGTCTCGCCCCGGTCCGCGCCCTGCTCGACGAGCTCAGCGGGCGCCGTCCCCCGATCCCCGAGAGTGCCTTCGACGCCCTCGACCTGGAAGTCCGCAGGACCGTCCACGACCGCCGGGCCGGCAAAGACGCCGCTCCCGGTACCGGAAGACCTCAGGAGGAATCCGCATGA
- a CDS encoding SRPBCC family protein encodes MTSTPTGRRVTVDGRDSIAFDRTFRAGIEDVWAAVTESDRLARWIGEWTGDPSTGSVDFRMLYEGDEHQAEVFTIQECQAPRRLVLISQVPGEETVWHMTLTLAEHEGATALTFTQSVGDDPAMAGGVGPGWDYYLDRLVAAETGGDPASVDFSDYHPVHTQHYLDMFS; translated from the coding sequence ATGACCAGCACCCCCACCGGCCGTCGCGTGACCGTCGACGGCCGGGACAGCATCGCCTTCGACCGCACCTTCCGGGCCGGCATCGAGGACGTCTGGGCGGCGGTCACCGAGTCGGACCGTCTGGCCCGGTGGATCGGCGAATGGACCGGCGACCCGTCGACCGGCTCGGTCGACTTCCGGATGCTCTACGAGGGCGACGAGCACCAGGCCGAGGTCTTCACCATCCAGGAGTGCCAAGCCCCTCGCCGTCTGGTCCTCATCTCGCAGGTGCCCGGTGAGGAAACCGTCTGGCACATGACGCTCACGCTCGCCGAGCACGAGGGCGCCACGGCCCTCACCTTCACGCAGTCCGTCGGCGACGACCCGGCGATGGCGGGCGGAGTGGGTCCCGGCTGGGACTACTACCTCGACCGGCTCGTCGCCGCCGAGACCGGCGGCGACCCGGCATCCGTCGACTTCAGCGACTACCACCCGGTCCACACACAGCACTACCTCGACATGTTCAGCTGA
- the ligD gene encoding non-homologous end-joining DNA ligase — protein MLATPGPLPSAGVEDRWAFEVKQDGQRAMVYLPGDGTILLRARSGTDITAAYPELLPLAGALGARSTVLDGEIVALDDQGRSDFERLQQRMGLASAPAKAARMASRVPAHLMLFDAVHLDGRLLTGLPYAERRELLEGLGLAGPSWSTPAAITGHGTEAWEMAKDAGLEGLIAKQLTSRYEPGAHSKTWVKIKVHRLADVVIGGWVPGRGRLTGLPGAVLVGERRDGSLHYAGSVGTGWSQAERTRLAALLQAAASDICPFTQPPPAAGARWVLPLLTGEVRYTSRTRAGRLRHPSWHRLRPDLTHDNLA, from the coding sequence ATGCTCGCAACGCCCGGCCCGCTGCCGTCGGCGGGGGTGGAGGACCGGTGGGCGTTCGAGGTGAAGCAGGACGGCCAGCGGGCCATGGTTTACCTGCCGGGCGACGGCACCATCCTCCTGCGCGCTCGTTCAGGTACGGACATCACCGCCGCCTACCCCGAACTCCTCCCCCTCGCCGGGGCACTCGGCGCACGCAGCACCGTGCTGGACGGGGAGATCGTCGCACTCGACGATCAGGGCCGCAGCGACTTCGAACGCCTCCAGCAGCGGATGGGCCTCGCCAGCGCCCCCGCAAAGGCCGCGCGGATGGCGAGCCGGGTGCCCGCCCACCTGATGCTCTTCGACGCCGTGCACCTCGACGGCCGGCTCCTGACCGGGCTGCCGTACGCGGAGCGGCGGGAACTGCTGGAAGGTCTCGGGCTCGCCGGGCCCTCCTGGTCAACACCCGCGGCGATCACCGGGCACGGGACCGAGGCATGGGAGATGGCCAAGGACGCCGGGCTGGAGGGGCTGATCGCGAAGCAACTCACCTCCCGGTACGAGCCCGGGGCACACTCGAAGACCTGGGTGAAGATCAAGGTCCACCGCCTCGCCGATGTCGTGATCGGCGGGTGGGTCCCCGGACGCGGGCGGCTGACCGGCCTGCCCGGGGCCGTTCTGGTCGGCGAACGACGCGACGGATCTCTGCATTACGCGGGCAGCGTCGGCACCGGCTGGAGCCAGGCCGAACGCACCCGCCTCGCCGCCCTCCTCCAGGCCGCGGCCAGCGACATCTGCCCGTTCACGCAGCCGCCCCCGGCGGCCGGTGCCCGGTGGGTACTCCCCCTGCTCACCGGCGAGGTCCGCTACACCTCCCGCACCCGCGCCGGCCGCCTGCGCCACCCCTCCTGGCACCGGCTACGCCCCGACCTCACCCACGACAACCTGGCCTGA
- the ku gene encoding non-homologous end joining protein Ku, with amino-acid sequence MPRPLWAGAISFGLVTIPVKIVSATEDHDVHFHRVHLADMGRVRTRKVCELDDQVVSQDEIGKGYEIAKDQTVPVTDEELEQMPLPTAKAIEIAAFVDADTIDPVRISDSYYLAADGQVAAKPYTLLRKALERSSKVAVAKFAWHGRERLGLLRIREGAIVLHSMKWPDEVRNPDELAPREVEVGEEEIEQALQLAERMTIEDLSGFHDEYREALEDIIAAKAEGQPLPAPAEDEGREKGEVVDLMAALNASVKAAKESRGEDGEDATVHEMRPSKKSPRKKTPAKKTAKKTAAKKRSAS; translated from the coding sequence TGTCCGCGACCGAGGACCACGACGTCCACTTCCACCGGGTGCATCTCGCGGACATGGGGCGGGTGCGGACGCGGAAGGTCTGCGAGCTCGACGATCAGGTGGTGTCGCAGGACGAGATCGGCAAGGGCTACGAGATCGCGAAGGACCAGACGGTCCCGGTGACGGACGAAGAGCTGGAGCAGATGCCGCTGCCGACGGCGAAAGCGATCGAGATCGCCGCGTTCGTCGACGCCGACACGATCGACCCCGTCCGCATCAGCGACTCCTACTACCTCGCCGCCGACGGACAGGTAGCCGCGAAACCCTACACGCTGCTGCGCAAAGCGCTGGAGCGGTCCTCGAAGGTCGCGGTGGCGAAGTTCGCGTGGCACGGCCGTGAGCGCTTGGGTCTGCTGCGCATCCGCGAGGGTGCGATCGTGCTGCACTCGATGAAGTGGCCCGACGAGGTCCGCAACCCGGACGAGCTGGCCCCGCGCGAGGTCGAGGTAGGCGAGGAGGAGATCGAGCAGGCACTCCAGCTGGCCGAGCGGATGACGATCGAGGACCTGTCCGGGTTCCATGACGAATACCGCGAGGCCCTGGAAGACATCATCGCCGCGAAGGCGGAGGGCCAGCCCCTGCCCGCCCCGGCCGAGGACGAGGGTAGGGAGAAGGGCGAGGTCGTGGACCTGATGGCCGCCCTGAACGCCTCCGTCAAGGCCGCGAAGGAGTCCCGCGGGGAGGATGGCGAGGACGCCACCGTGCACGAGATGCGGCCGTCGAAGAAGTCCCCCAGGAAGAAGACACCGGCGAAGAAGACGGCGAAGAAGACGGCCGCGAAGAAGCGCAGTGCCTCCTGA